A portion of the Fulvia fulva chromosome 1, complete sequence genome contains these proteins:
- a CDS encoding Glucokinase produces the protein MALAQAAERVAAEFEYPKEDVNRGVKEFIRQMDEGLGKTGATMSQIPTYVTAVPNGTEKGLYMAVDLGGTNFRVCSIQLHGNSTFSLTQSKVAIPKDLMVAKTSHELFAFLAKQIELFLKTHHGEHYQGHKEKKKSFMSERDEEVFSLGFTFSFPVQQSGINKGTLIRWTKGFDIHDTVGKDVCALLQQEIDALGLPVRVAALVNDTVGTLMARSYTSPGKTGTLLGAIFGTGTNGAYVEKLDKVTKLNNLGAEAGDVDRTTGEMIINTEWGSFDNQLSVLPNTQYDRDLDRESVNPGIQMFEKRVSGMFLGEILRRSLISLLNDKNVPLFTDEHSNQNDVHSTTNVDKDSPLYKQWGIDTSFLSITSGDNSAGLKVTRQTLDKEYGVTAASSEDAEAVRLIASAIGKRAARLSAVAIAAIVIATDKLKKPTDISTTNNASLEVNEDDVVDIGVDGSLVEFYPRFEEYIREALRDIPEVGPEGEKKIRIGIAKDGSGVGAALIALVADKAMKISAPSTSSGGGFLQSLISNINRSIRYRV, from the exons ATGGCATTGGCTCAAGCAGCAGAGCGGGTAGCCGCTGAGTTCGAGTACCCGAAGGAAGATGTGAACCGAGGCGTCAAAGAGTTCATCCGCCAGATGGACGAGGGTCTTGGTAAGACTGGTGCGACCATGTCCCAGATCCCGACCTACGTTACGGCTGTGCCAAACGGAACCGAGAAGGGACTGTACATGGCTGTTGATCTTGGCGGAACCAACTTCCGAGTATGCTCCATCCAGCTGCATGGTAACAGCACCTTCAGCTTGACGCAGAGCAAGGTCGCTATACCGAAGGATCTCATGGTTGCGAAGACGAGCCATGAGCTGTTTGCATTCTTGGCGAAGCAGATTGAGCTGTTCCTGAAGACACATCACGGCGAGCACTACCAGGGACacaaggagaagaagaagtcgtTCATGAGCGAGAGGGATGAGGAGGTCTTCAGCTTGGGCTTCACATTCAGCTTTCCAGTGCAGCAATCTGGTATTAACAAGGGCACGCTTATCAGATGGACCAAGGGATTCGATATTCACGACACTGTTGGCAAAGACGTCTGTGCGCTCTTACAGCAGGAGATTGATGCTCTCGGTCTGCCTGTGAGGGTTGCGGCGTTGGTGAATGACACTGTTGGCACACTCATGGCAAGATCGTACACATCACCTGGCAAGACTGGTACACTTCTTGGCGCCATTTTCGGCACCGGGACGAACGGCGCATACGTTGAGAAGTTGGACAAGGTCACGAAGCTGAACAATCTGGGCGCTGAAGCTGGCGATGTGGACAGGACTACTGGCGAGATGATCATCAACACTGAGTGGGGCAGCTTCGACAACCAACTGTCTGTTCTGCCAAACACACAGTACGACCGCGATCTTGACCGGGAAAGTGTCAACCCCGGCATCCAGATGTTCGAGAAGCGCGTGTCTGGCATGTTCTTGGGAGAGATCCTGCGTCGGTCGCTGATCAGCTTGTTGAACGACAAAAATGTGCCTCTATTCACGGACGAGCACAGCAACCAGAATGATGTCCACAGCACCACAAACGTTGACAAGGATTCACCTCTGTACAAGCAGTGGGGCATCGACACCTCTTTCCTCTCCATCACTTCGGGTGACAACTCAGCTGGCCTCAAGGTTACCCGCCAAACgctagacaaggagtacgGTGTCACTGCTGCTTCGTCGGAGGACGCTGAGGCAGTACGTCTTATTGCGAGCGCTATTGGCAAGCGTGCCGCGAGGCTTTCTGCTGTTGCCATTGCAGCAATTGTGATCGCAACAGACAAGCTCAAGAAGCCGACCGACATCTCCACAACCAACAACGCCAGCCTGGAGGTGAACGAGGATGATGTCGTCGACATTGGTGTTGACGGCAGCTTGGTTGAGTTCTACCCCCGATTCGAGGAGTACATCCGTGAAGCACTCAGGGACATACCAGAAGTCGGACCAGAGGGCGAGAAGAAGATCCGTATCGGCATTGCCAAGGATGGCAGTGGCGTGGGCGCGGCATTGATCGCGCTTGTGGCCGACAAGGCTATGAAGA TATCAGCACCCAGCACATCATCAGGCGGTGGCTTTCTCCAGAGCTTGATCTCGAACATCAACAGAAGCATTCGGTATCGTGTGTAG